Genomic segment of Sodalis-like secondary symbiont of Drepanosiphum platanoidis:
AAATTAAAAAAAAATATTTAGCTCTTGTTAAAGGAAAAATAAATTTTTCTTTTAAAAAAATAAAAAATAGACTTTTAAAAAAAAAAATAAATAATAAAAAACATTTTGTAGAAGTAAATGAACATGGAAAATTTTCAGAAACAATATTTATAGTAAAAAAAATTTTTTCTTTTTCAACATTAGTAAAAATAAAACCAATAACTGGTCGTACTCATCAAATTAGAGTACATAGTCAATATATTAATCATCCAATTGCATTTGATAAAAGATATGGTGATTCTAAATTTGATAAAAAATTATCTTTTTGTGGAATAAATAGATTATTTTTACATTCATATTATATATGTTTTAAACATCCTATAAATAATTCTTTATTAAAAATAAAAGCACCTTTAGATGACAAATTAAAAAATTGTTTAAAATTATTAAAAAATAATTAAATTAATATTAATTAAAATTTATTTTAAAATATTTATATTTATATAAATAAATTATATCATAATTTCTTTCTCTTATTATTAGACTTTGATAGAATTAAATAATAAAATATTAATTAAATATAAATTAATATTTTATTATTTAATATTTATTTTTAAATAAATATAAAAATTTAATATTTATTAAAAATAAATATATCTTTAATTAAAAATTAATTTTAGGAAAAAATATAATGGCTGTTCAAAAAAATAAACCTAGTCGTTCTAAAAGAGGTATGCGTAGATCACATGATAAAATTAAAATTAAATCAATTTCTGTTGATAAATTTTCTCATGAAATTCATATAAGACATCATATTACTAAAAAAGGTTTTTATAAAGGTAAAAAAGTTTTATAAAAATATTTAAAAATATTAATTTTTAAAAAATGTATATAATTAGTATGATTTTAATCTTTTAAGTTTTTATTTATATATAAAATATTATTTTAAATAAAATTTAATAAATTATTTTATTTTTATAAATTTAAAATTATAAAAAATATTTTTTTAAATAAATTAATAAATTATATAAATTGTTTAATAATAAAATTATTAATATATTATAATTAAATTTTTTAATTTAATTTAAAATAATTTTATTTTATAAATTTTATATATTTTAAAAAATTTATTTATTTTATAAATTTATTTAAAATTAAATATATATTTAATATTAATAATAAATAATACATAATTTTATTTTTTTTATATTATATATATTTAAAAAAATTAAATAAATTTAATTTTTTTAAAAAAAAGAGTGGTTAATCGTATATGTTTACAAAAATTATTAGTACTGGAAGTTATTTACCAAATCATATACGATCTAATTATGATTTAGAAAAAATGGTAAATACATCTAATGAATGGATTATTACAAGAACTGGAATTCATGAAAGAAGAATTTCAAAATATTATGAAAATGTATCATTTATGGGTTATTATGCTGCTAAGTATGCTATTGATAATTTAAAAATAAATATACAAGATATAGGAATGATTATTGTAGCAACAACTTCTTCTGATTATGCTTTTCCTAGTTCTGCATGTCAAATACAAAAAAAACTTGGAATAAATGATAGTATTTCATTTGATTTATCATCTGCTTGTACAGGTTTTATATATGCTTTAAGTATAGCAGATAAATATATTAAAAATAAAATAATAAAATATGCATTAGTTATTGGATCTGACAGATTAAGTTATAATTTAAATCCAAAAGATAGAGGAACATTAATTCTTTTTGGAGATGGAGCTGGAGCAGTTATTCTTAAATCTTCAAAAAAACCTGGAATATTATCAACACATATTCATGCTAATGGAAAACATGGAAATTTATTAACTATGCCAAATTGTTTAAATATTTTTAATAAAAATAAATATATTTTTATGTTAGGTAATGAAATTTTTAAAATTGCTGTTAATATATTAACAAATTTAATTAATGAAACTATAAATGCAAATAATATTAATATTAATAAAATTGATTGGTTTATACCACATCAAGCAAATTTAAGAATTATTTCTGCCATTATTAAAAAATTAAGAATAAATATAAATAAAGTTATTATAATTCTTGATAAATATGGAAATACTTCTTCTGCTTCAATTCCTATAGCACTTGATGAAGCTGTAAGAGATAATAGAATAAAAAAAAATCAAATAATTTTATTAGAAGCTTTTGGTGGAGGATTAACATGGGGATCTATTTTATTAAAATTTTAATATAGGTATTATTTTTTATGAAATTATTTGCTATGGTTTTTCCTGGACAAGGTTCTCAAAAAATAGGAATGTTATCTCAATTATATAATAATTTTTTTCAAATAAAAGAAACTTTTTTAGAGGCTTCATCTATAATTGGATATGATTTATGGAATATAGTAAAAAATGGACCCAAAAAAACTTTAGATAAAACTTATTACACACAACCAGCATTATTAACATCTTCTTTTGCTATATGGAAATTATGGAAAGATCAAGGTGGAGATATTCCAAAATTTATGGCAGGTCATAGTTTAGGTGAATATTCTGCCCTTGTATGTTCTGGAATATTAAAATTTAGTGATGCTATAAAATTAGTAATTTTTAGAGCTAATCTTATGCAAAAATCTATTTATTCAAAAAATGGATCAATGTCTGCAATAATAGGATTAAATGATAATACAGTTATAAAAATTTGTAAAAAAATTTCAAAAAAAAAAATAGTTTCAGCTGTTAATTTTAATGCACCTGGACAAGTAGTTATAGCAGGAGATAAAGAATCTGTTATTAAAGCAAATAAATTATGTAAAATAGCAGGAGCTTATTGTATTATACCTCTTTCAGTAAGTGTACCAGCACATTGTTCTCTTATGAAGCCTATATCAAAAAAATTATCAAATGCTTTAAAAAAAATTAATTTTTATAAATCTAATATTTCTGTAATAAATAATGTAGATATTAAAATTGAAACAAAACCATCATTAATTAGATCTGCATTAACAAGACAAATTTATAATCCAATACAATGGAAAAAAATTATACTTTATTTATCAAAAAAAGGTGTAAAAACTTTTTTAGAAATAGGTCCTGGAAATGTTTTAAGTAAATTAATTAAAAAAAATATTAAAATTATATCATCTGCTTCTATAAATAATATTGATTCATTAAATTGGTTAAAAAAAATAAAATATTAATATGAGTATATTATATGAATTTAAAAAATAAAATAGCATTAATTACTGGAGCAAATAAAGGAATTGGTTTATCTATAGCAAAATTATTTTCTAAAATAGGAGCTACAGTTATTGGAACTTCTACTACTAAAATAGGAGTAGATTTAATTAATAAAAATCTTAAATGTAATGGAATTGGTATGAAACTTAACGTTACAGATACCAAATCAATTCAAAAATTTTTTTTAAAAATTAATAAAAAATTTGAAAAAATAGATATTTTAGTTAATAATGCCGGTATTATTTGTGATAATTTATTAATAAAAATGAAAGAATATGAGTGGCAATCTGTTATTGACACAAATTTAACATCAGTATTCAGAATTTCTAAAAAAGTAATATTTAAAATGATTAAAAAAAAATATGGAAGAATTATTATAATTGGATCTGTTATAGGTTCTATAGGAAATATAGGTCAATCAAATTATTCTGCTTCTAAAGCAGGAATAATAGGATTAATGAAATCTTTATCTCTTGAAGTTGCATCAAAAGGAATAACAGTAAATTTAGTATCTCCAGGATTTATTATTACTGATATGACAAAAAAATTAAAAAATGAATATAAAGATAAAATTTTATCTAAAATTCCATTAAATAGATTTGGAACTCCTAAAGATATTGCAAATGCAGTAGCTTTTTTAGCTTCAGATAAATCAGAATATATTACTGGAACAACATTACATGTTAATGGTGGAATTTATATGTCATAAATTATTAAATATAAAATTATTTAAAATTAAATTAATAAAATATTATATTATTAATAATTAATATAATTTATTAAATAAATTAAGTTAAATTAAGTTAATAGGAAAATTTAAATAATGATTAAAAATATTGAAAAAAAAGTTAAATTAATTATTTCAGAACAATTAGGACTAAAAATAGAAAAAATAATAAATAAAGCTTCATTTGTTGAAGATTTAGGAGCAGATTCTTTAGATACAGTTGAATTAGTAATGGCTTTAGAAGAAGAATTTGATATAGAAATTCCAGATGAAGAAGCTGAAAAAATAACTACTGTTCAGTCAGCAATTGATTTTATTCAAAAAAATAAAAAATAAATATAAGTAATAATTTTTTAAAAATAGAATTATTATAAAATATCTTAAGTTTAAGGATAATTTAATGGATAAATGTCGAGTAGTAATAACTGGACTTGGAATTTTATCTCCTATAGGTAATACTGTAGAATCTACATGGAATTCTTTAATTAATGGAAAAAGTGGAATTCAATTAATTAATGATTTTGATACTAAACTTTATACAACTCATTTTGCAGGATTAATAAAAAATTTTAATATAAATAAATATTTATCTGATAAAATTTCAAAAAAAATGGATTTATTTATTCAATATGGAATTGTTGCAGGAATACAAGCATTTAAAGATTCTGGATTAGAAATTACAGAAAAAAATTCTAATAGAATAGGAGTATCAATAGGATCTGGAATTGGAGGTTTAAATTTAATTGAAAAAAATTATAATACATTAATAAATAAAGGTCCAAAAAAAATTAGTCCATTTTTTGTTCCATCAACAATAATTAATATGATTTCTGGATATCTTTCTATAAAACTTGGATTAAAGGGTCCTAGTATATCTATTACTACAGCTTGTTCAAGTGGTATTCATAATATTGGATATGCAGCTCGAATGATTTCTTATAATGATGCAGATGTTATGTTAGCAGGAGCTTCTGAAAAAGCAAGTACTCCTCTTGGAATTGGAGGATTTGGAGCTTCTAGAGCTCTTTCTATAAGAAATAATAATCCTAAAGCTGCAAGTAGACCATGGGATAAAGATAGAGATGGTTTTGTTTTAGGAGATGGAGCAGGTGTATTAGTTTTAGAAAAATATGAACATGCAAAAAAAAGAAATGCAAATATATATGCGGAAATAATTGGTTTTGGAATGAGTAGTGATGCTTTTCATATTACTTCTCCTCCAAAAAATGGATCGGGTGCTTCTTTATCTATGATAAATGCAATAAAAGATAGTAATATTTTACCTGAAAATATAAAATATATAAATGCTCATGGAACCTCTACAATTTTAGGAGATTTAGCAGAAACACAAGCTGTAAAATCAGTTTTTAATGAACATGCATTTAATCTTATGATTAGTTCAAGCAAATCTATGACTGGTCATCTTTTAGGAGCATCAGGAGCTATCGAATCTATTTTTAGTATTTTATCATTACGTGATCAAATAATTCCTCCAACAATTAATTTAGATTGTCCAGATAAATTATGTGATTTAGATTATGTCCCTCATTATGCAAGAAAAGTAAAAAATATGTTATATGTTTTATGTAATTCTTTTGGTTTTGGTGGCACTAATGGTTCACTAATATTTAGTAAAATTTAATAATATTTATTAATTTTTAATTAATATTTTTATTTAAAATTATTAAATAAATAATATTTTTACATTAAAAAATAATTATATATAATTTTAAATTTAAATATTATTTTATATATAAAATAATATTTAAATAAAATTATTTTTTTTATTTAAAATAAAATAATGAAAAAATTTTAATTAATTAAGGTTTATTTATAATGATTATTGGAATAGGAGTAGATATAATTGAAATTAATAGAATTAAAAAACTTTTTTCTTATAAAAATGATAAGTTTGCTAATAAAATTTTAAATAAATATGAATTTTTAAAATATAAATTTTGTAAAAATAAAATTAATTTTTTAGCAAAACATTTTTCAGTTAAAGAAGCAACAGTAAAAGCATTTGGAATAGGAATGAGAAATGGTTTAACATTTAATAAAATTGAAATATATAAAAATAATCTTGGAAAGCCTATGTTAAAATTTTATAAAGAAGCAAAAATTTTCTCAAAAAAAATAGGAGTAAATAAAATTCATATTAGTATATCTCATGAAAGATATTATATATATTCTTTAGTAATATTAGAATCTTAAAATATTTATTTTTAATAAATATTTATTAATATTTTTTTATATTTTAAAAATTTTATAAAAAAAATCTTTGTCTAATTGTTTCAAATAAAATAATACCACAAGCAACAGATACATTTAATGAATTTATTGAACTTATCATAGGTATTTTTATAATATCATTACAATGATTTTTTATCATAAATCTTATTCCATTTTCTTCTGATCCAATAACAAATGCTAAAGGTATATTTAATTTTTTTTGAAAAATATTTTTTTTTGCATTAATATCAGTTCCAATAACTTCAATATTATTTTCTTTTAAAAATTTAATTACTCTTGATATATTAATAACTTGAATAATTTTTATATATTCATCTGCTCCACTTGATGATTTTTTAGAAATTGCATTAATTCTAGCAGACCTATTTTTTGGAAATATAATTAAATCTACTCCTGCTGCATATGCACTTCTAATACAAGCTCCAAAATTACGATTATCTGTAATACCATCTAATATTAATATTAGAGGATTTTTTTTATTTATTATATTTAACAATATATTTTTTTGTTTTTTTTCTTTATTATTTTTAATTTTTGCTAAAATTCCTTGATGTATTGAATTTTTAGTTTTAAAATTTATCCATTTATTACTAACAATTTTAATTGGAATATTATTTTTTTTTAAAATTAATAATATATTATTTAATTTTTTTTTTTGTAAAAAATATACTTTTAAAATTTTTTTAGGGTTATTTTTTAATATAGCTTCTATTGCATGAATTCCATAAACAAATTTATTCATATTTTTATAAAACCATAATATTAATTATTAATTAATTTAAATTTAATTCTATATATAAATTTTAATTTTTTAATTAAAAAATATTAAATATATATTATATATTTAAATTTTTAAAAAATAAATGTTATATTATATACAATATAATTATATATTATATAATATTATTTTTCTAAAGAAAATTTAATATTAGATTTATTCATACATATTTTTTGAATACGTATTTTAACTATATCTCCTAAACTATAAATAATTTTTTTATTACTTATAACAATTTGATTAATTACATCAAAAAAATAATTATTATTTTTTAATGAAGAAGTATGAACTAAACCTTCAATTAAATTATCTAATTTTACAAAAAAACCAAAAGTAGTTATATTTGAAATAAAACCAATAAAAATATTTCCAATATATTTTTTCATAAAATTACATTTTAACCAATCATCAACATTTCTAGAAATTATATCTGCAGATCTTTCTTTAAAAGAACATTGTTGAGAAATTTTTAACATTTCTTCTAAAGAATAATTTTTTGCACCATTTAAATTATTAAATTTTAATTTTTTATGAATAAAAATATTATATTTAATTATTCTATGAATTATTAAATCAGAATAACGTCTTATTGGTGAAGTAAAATGTGTATAAGATTTTAAAGATAAACCAAAATGTCCTATATTATTTACATCATAAATAGCTTGTTTCATAGATCTAAGAATAATAAGATATAAAATATCTTTATCTTTTCTATTAGAAATTAATTTAATTATATTAAAAAAATCTTTAGATTTAGGATTATCTCCACCTTCTAATTTTAGATTAAATCTTTTAAGAATATTTTTTAATATAAAAATATTTTCTTTAGAAGGTTCTTCATGTATTCGATAAATAGCAGGATTTTTATATTTAGAAATAAAATATGATGCAGATATATTTGCTAAAATCATACATTCTTCTATAATTTTATGAGCTTTAGTACGAAATTTTTTTTTAATAGAATTAATTGTATAATCAGAATTAAAAATAAAGTTAGATTCTATTTTATCAAAAAAAATTCCTCCTCGTAATTCACGTGCTTTTTTTAAAATTTTATATAAAGAATATAAATTTATTAATGAATTAGTTAAATTTTTGTTTTTATAAAAAATTTTTTTATTTTTTAATATTTGTGAAACTTTACTATAACTTAATTTAGCATGAGAATTTATTACAGCTTCATAAAATTTATAAGAAATGATAATTCCTTTATTAGAAATAATCATTTCACATACAATACACAAACGATCAATTTTAGGATTAAGTGAACAAAGGTTATTAGAAAGTATTGAAGGAAGCATAGGAATTACCTTAGATCTTAAATATAAAGATGTAGATCTATTAAAAGCTTCTTTATCTAATAAAGTATTTTCTCTAACATAGTAACTAACATCTGAAATAGCTACTAATAAATTCCATGAATTATTTTTGTTTTTTTTACAAAATACTGCATCATCTAAATCATGTGATA
This window contains:
- the fabF gene encoding beta-ketoacyl-ACP synthase II; amino-acid sequence: MDKCRVVITGLGILSPIGNTVESTWNSLINGKSGIQLINDFDTKLYTTHFAGLIKNFNINKYLSDKISKKMDLFIQYGIVAGIQAFKDSGLEITEKNSNRIGVSIGSGIGGLNLIEKNYNTLINKGPKKISPFFVPSTIINMISGYLSIKLGLKGPSISITTACSSGIHNIGYAARMISYNDADVMLAGASEKASTPLGIGGFGASRALSIRNNNPKAASRPWDKDRDGFVLGDGAGVLVLEKYEHAKKRNANIYAEIIGFGMSSDAFHITSPPKNGSGASLSMINAIKDSNILPENIKYINAHGTSTILGDLAETQAVKSVFNEHAFNLMISSSKSMTGHLLGASGAIESIFSILSLRDQIIPPTINLDCPDKLCDLDYVPHYARKVKNMLYVLCNSFGFGGTNGSLIFSKI
- the acpP gene encoding acyl carrier protein, with product MKNIEKKVKLIISEQLGLKIEKIINKASFVEDLGADSLDTVELVMALEEEFDIEIPDEEAEKITTVQSAIDFIQKNKK
- the rlmB gene encoding 23S rRNA (guanosine(2251)-2'-O)-methyltransferase RlmB encodes the protein MNKFVYGIHAIEAILKNNPKKILKVYFLQKKKLNNILLILKKNNIPIKIVSNKWINFKTKNSIHQGILAKIKNNKEKKQKNILLNIINKKNPLILILDGITDNRNFGACIRSAYAAGVDLIIFPKNRSARINAISKKSSSGADEYIKIIQVINISRVIKFLKENNIEVIGTDINAKKNIFQKKLNIPLAFVIGSEENGIRFMIKNHCNDIIKIPMISSINSLNVSVACGIILFETIRQRFFL
- the rpmF gene encoding 50S ribosomal protein L32, yielding MAVQKNKPSRSKRGMRRSHDKIKIKSISVDKFSHEIHIRHHITKKGFYKGKKVL
- a CDS encoding beta-ketoacyl-ACP synthase III, with protein sequence MFTKIISTGSYLPNHIRSNYDLEKMVNTSNEWIITRTGIHERRISKYYENVSFMGYYAAKYAIDNLKINIQDIGMIIVATTSSDYAFPSSACQIQKKLGINDSISFDLSSACTGFIYALSIADKYIKNKIIKYALVIGSDRLSYNLNPKDRGTLILFGDGAGAVILKSSKKPGILSTHIHANGKHGNLLTMPNCLNIFNKNKYIFMLGNEIFKIAVNILTNLINETINANNININKIDWFIPHQANLRIISAIIKKLRININKVIIILDKYGNTSSASIPIALDEAVRDNRIKKNQIILLEAFGGGLTWGSILLKF
- the rnr gene encoding ribonuclease R, with the protein product MLQNFFKNKEKKKYKFSILSKEYILFFLFKIKKVIHQSKLAKKLNIYGKKNLENLKNYLKSMSKNKEIIIFNKKIYLSKKLKLFQGIIISNPNGFGFLKIKNEKKDYYLSSNQMKKVIHGDEVLARKKNNNNEKKEACILYIIKQQNDPIVGKFILNKNNSFVIPKDNRFNFKIFINFKQYKYIKNNSIVSVKLINRNYNIKKLYGKIIKILGYKNNINTIINILLYINNFSKDWPKNIDKQNINFSKFVTPKEIKIRKDLRNLPLITIDDDLSHDLDDAVFCKKNKNNSWNLLVAISDVSYYVRENTLLDKEAFNRSTSLYLRSKVIPMLPSILSNNLCSLNPKIDRLCIVCEMIISNKGIIISYKFYEAVINSHAKLSYSKVSQILKNKKIFYKNKNLTNSLINLYSLYKILKKARELRGGIFFDKIESNFIFNSDYTINSIKKKFRTKAHKIIEECMILANISASYFISKYKNPAIYRIHEEPSKENIFILKNILKRFNLKLEGGDNPKSKDFFNIIKLISNRKDKDILYLIILRSMKQAIYDVNNIGHFGLSLKSYTHFTSPIRRYSDLIIHRIIKYNIFIHKKLKFNNLNGAKNYSLEEMLKISQQCSFKERSADIISRNVDDWLKCNFMKKYIGNIFIGFISNITTFGFFVKLDNLIEGLVHTSSLKNNNYFFDVINQIVISNKKIIYSLGDIVKIRIQKICMNKSNIKFSLEK
- the fabD gene encoding ACP S-malonyltransferase — encoded protein: MKLFAMVFPGQGSQKIGMLSQLYNNFFQIKETFLEASSIIGYDLWNIVKNGPKKTLDKTYYTQPALLTSSFAIWKLWKDQGGDIPKFMAGHSLGEYSALVCSGILKFSDAIKLVIFRANLMQKSIYSKNGSMSAIIGLNDNTVIKICKKISKKKIVSAVNFNAPGQVVIAGDKESVIKANKLCKIAGAYCIIPLSVSVPAHCSLMKPISKKLSNALKKINFYKSNISVINNVDIKIETKPSLIRSALTRQIYNPIQWKKIILYLSKKGVKTFLEIGPGNVLSKLIKKNIKIISSASINNIDSLNWLKKIKY
- the fabG gene encoding 3-oxoacyl-[acyl-carrier-protein] reductase, yielding MNLKNKIALITGANKGIGLSIAKLFSKIGATVIGTSTTKIGVDLINKNLKCNGIGMKLNVTDTKSIQKFFLKINKKFEKIDILVNNAGIICDNLLIKMKEYEWQSVIDTNLTSVFRISKKVIFKMIKKKYGRIIIIGSVIGSIGNIGQSNYSASKAGIIGLMKSLSLEVASKGITVNLVSPGFIITDMTKKLKNEYKDKILSKIPLNRFGTPKDIANAVAFLASDKSEYITGTTLHVNGGIYMS
- the acpS gene encoding holo-ACP synthase, whose amino-acid sequence is MMIIGIGVDIIEINRIKKLFSYKNDKFANKILNKYEFLKYKFCKNKINFLAKHFSVKEATVKAFGIGMRNGLTFNKIEIYKNNLGKPMLKFYKEAKIFSKKIGVNKIHISISHERYYIYSLVILES